CACTAAACACCTTCTGGATCAACTCTTGGCGCAAATTAGTCCCGGAAACGCCGAGCTGCTTGCACATCTGCTGGTACTCGCCGTACACCGTTCTCTCCGAGCGCCCCAGATCTTGTACCTTTTTGTCTGCCTCTTCGCCGAGTTGTTCGAGATGCTTGATCTGTTTCCGAATGCCCGGTATTTCATAGCTTATGTTGCGCACAAGAATTTGAGCGGCCTCTGCCAGGTACAGATTATCTTTTTCGTACATCTTGAGGATCTCCTGCCAATCCTTCATCCGTTGGCTACCGTAACGACCGAATACGTTACGCGAATCGGCTTCCGTGGTCTTCAGTATCTCTACGATTCGCTGACAGTGGAAGTAATTGATATCTGGTGGTAGAAAAAGATGGATAAAACCTGCTGAGCTGGCACATTCCCGGTGCTCTCTAAAGTGATCACTTACGTGCACCGGAGAGCAGTTTCAGCAGCTCATCGTGCGCCGGCATATCCGTAATGGCATTGCTGATTTTGTTGCGAATGTTGCGTATGTGCAGGTGCCAGTTTTTGTCCACGATCCGACGGGACACGAGCCACTCCAGCAGCTTTCCTGCGTGGATATCGATCGGGATATCGGCTTCCTTCAAGAACGAAACACCGTAAGGCACTCGGCATAGGTAAGTCGGGGTGGCTGCTGGAAAATACTTACATTCATGATTGCAACTATTTGGAGGATTCGTAAGTTATTGCACGAACCGAAATCCCTTTCACTTCCAGAATCCGAATCCACGTATCAAGTTTGGAAAATATCAACAACCGCGGTTGTCAAATCCGAATTGAGCTACACTGCGTTACTTTGAGCTACCGACTGTGCTATCGGGGTTCCGGGTTAGATCCGgccaattttttttccaaaagtgcccccttttttggcgcCTGTAGAGAACCCCAATTTTGCGGTTATTACGATGTAAGTGTGGTCCCTGGGATTAATTCCTGCAACAGCGGTTGGTTAACGAGCCCTTCAATTTCAGCTAGCGCACATCACGATGACCGGCGAACTCGTTCAATGCCCCTTTAACCCTTCACACGCGGTCAAGCGCATCCGATTCCCGATCCACATCACAAAGTGTCGCCAAAATCATCCCCACGTGGACCTGGTCCCCTGCCCGTACAACGCGATGCACTGGATCCCACAGCGCCAGTTGGCGGATCATCTGGCCAACTGTCGGGACAATTTCGAGCTTGCTGCTAGCGATAGCTAAGGTTCTTGGAGACGCGGAACCCACCCAACCCAAATAGGAAGACGAATCTGTACGGCGCGATATTCAGCCATACGAATGCAATCCCAAGGACCATTCTGCAATGATTTGCGAGGCCATTATGGACACAAGACAAGCTATGAGCCATTCTAGGTCGTGTacaaataaaaccattttttcaaTATTGTAGTATTAAAACCTCTTTCGAGTTCGATGTAAAATGAACCTCGTGTACAGTTTTAGGCCTTCTGTAAATaggaaaattgagaaaaagaacgaaaatggaaaatgtaaatAGGTAGGAAAATGTAAAGAAAATTCCGCCGGAAGATTTGTTTatgtttacgatcgatttGACAGTTCCGGCGTTCTGGTCGAAGGAAGCGACGCTGTAGTGCAGGAAGGATCGCGTACGAAACTTTTACCGCCGGCTTTAAAAAATGTCGAACGATAAACGCACCGTTTATATCGGTGGCCTTTCCGAGGAGGTAACGGATAAACTCATCACGGACGCGTTCATTCCGTTCGGTGACCTGGTCGACATACAGATGCCGATTGATTACGAGTCCCAGAAACACCGCGGGTTTGCCTTCATCGAGTTCGAGAATGCGGAAGACGCGGCGGCCGCCGTCGATAACATGAACGATTCGGAACTGTGCGGACGAACGATCAGAGTAAACACAGCCAGACCACAGCGGATTAAAGAAGGTAGCAACCGGCCAGTGTGGGCCGACGACAACTGGCTACAGCAGCATGCCGGAGCAACGCTGGCAGGGAAAAAGGACgaccaacagcaggagcagtcgGAATCGAGCAAGGACGATGCTCAACCAGTTGAACCGGCGGCAGTACCggaggaaaagaaacgaaatccACAGGTGTACTTCGACATACGGATAGGCAACAGTGACATTGGGCGTATCATCATGTGTTTGCGAGCAGACATCGTTCCAAAAACGGCGGAAAACTTTCGTGCCCTTTGCACCGGCGAACAGGGGTTCGGCTACAAAGGATCCTCCTTTCATCGAATCATACCGGAGTTTGTAAGTAATGAAGTGGCCTGCAACTAACTTGCTTACCTTAGCGTTCGGCATTACGGTTTACCTTTCCATGTCTGCTAGATGTGCCAAGGAGGCGATTTTACGGCCAACAACGGAACGGGAGGCAAATCAATTTACGGCAAAAAGTTTGCCGATGAAAACTTTACCCTCAAACACACCGGCTTCGGGGTGCTGTCGATGGCAAACTCCGGCCCAAACACAAATGGTTCCCAGTTCTTCATTTGCACCGAAAAGTAAGAGCCGTATTTATCTCGGAAGCAGTATAGAATAATTCTGAGCTACTTTTCCTTTCACTCCAATTACAGAACGGATTGGCTGGATGGTAAGCACGTGGTGTTCGGGAACGTCATAAGCGGTGCCGATGTAGTCCGGAAGATGGAGCGGTGCGGCTCGAAAGGAGGGCGCGTGCAACAAAAGGTGACTATCGTTGCTTGCGGGGAGATTAAAGGCTAACTACAGATGGACGTACACTTCCATAAAATCCTGTTTACCGAATTTATTATCCCGGAGAAGCGCACAGAACATTACACTCGCGGTACGAGTGACATGagaaaaacccaaaccgaaTACACATTACAGGGATACGGTTTAATGTGCACACCGAGTGCAAACTCGACATCGGCTGCTGAGTTTAGATGAATACCGGTGCCCTTCACCTGCGCCACAATTGTTGAGAGATTCGTGTAGGGCATGTTGATAGGAAATCCGTTTATCTTGTACGAGACAAACATTTGGCCAAACTCCTCAGCCATATAGCGGTCTGTGTCAACTTCTAGGCATGTATCCTGCTCCAAGCTAATTAGTGTGCCTCGTAGTTGCTCGTTTATATACCTGTAGAGTGATCCAATTGATACGTTAAAAGCTTCAAGATCTCTGTCTCCTATCCATCATACTGGATACCTACCTGTTCCACACAGTTTTTCGATGTGTTCGCCAGGTGGAAATTTTTCTCATTAATTTCCGCTCGATCGTACGCTGAAGATCGCGAACAGTGAGGGCTTCCTGGAACGGGAATGCAGTCTCCTGTACGCaaccggtcggtggttcgTTGAATCGGTTGAAAAGGGCCCTCCAGTAACCGGATTTGCGTACATCAAGCTGCGTCAGGAAGACGCGGTTCTCCTTTTGAATGTTCCCCCAGATGTTGTCGGTTCCAACGATCAGATAGATGCGGCTTAGCGGACAGTATGTATCGGTGCTGCTATACTTCCGTCCACTGCACGGATCGACAATGAAGTACTCGCCACcgtctagcagcagcacgaaggTACCATCACCCATCAGCACACTGTTGCCGAAGATGAGCCACACATCGTACCCCAACTCGAGATAGaagcaaaccagcaaaacacCGAGATCCTTCGGGGAGGCACACATCATCGTTAGGATCTCCTATCCGTATGTAACCGTTGGATAAGAAAAAGATTGACTTTCATAATAGGCCATCTTCTGCGTTCGTCGGCGTACCCCCAACTTACCTTGTTCGTTAACCAAATACCACTTAATTGAGAACACGGATCGATGGTATGATGGACGGGAATCAGTGACACATACCGTCTGATCATCATTTCCGACTTTTCATCGATCGGAAAAGGTACCGGTAGCGGTCCCAACAATCGAGTTGCACAGACACGCTTTCCCCCGAGCAGGGTGACCATGGGACTGACGATCGCTCTCGCCGGGAACTCGTGCCGATACTCCTGGAACCAGAGACTAACCCTCGCACTGACCTGATCTAGCTCAGCACATTCCAGTCCACCCGTATCAATCAACGGTCTCTCAACTGGCGGTTCCAGGCTGATGAACAACGATACATGAGTCAGTTCGCGTACATCAGGCAAGTTCGTGGTACCGCTAGAACCGATGAAAGCCATCATCGCAGCGGTACCATAGC
The sequence above is a segment of the Anopheles darlingi chromosome 2, idAnoDarlMG_H_01, whole genome shotgun sequence genome. Coding sequences within it:
- the LOC125948092 gene encoding peptidyl-prolyl cis-trans isomerase E; translated protein: MSNDKRTVYIGGLSEEVTDKLITDAFIPFGDLVDIQMPIDYESQKHRGFAFIEFENAEDAAAAVDNMNDSELCGRTIRVNTARPQRIKEGSNRPVWADDNWLQQHAGATLAGKKDDQQQEQSESSKDDAQPVEPAAVPEEKKRNPQVYFDIRIGNSDIGRIIMCLRADIVPKTAENFRALCTGEQGFGYKGSSFHRIIPEFMCQGGDFTANNGTGGKSIYGKKFADENFTLKHTGFGVLSMANSGPNTNGSQFFICTEKTDWLDGKHVVFGNVISGADVVRKMERCGSKGGRVQQKVTIVACGEIKG